A stretch of DNA from Thermoleophilaceae bacterium:
ATCCGCAGCGGACTCATCGAGTAGCGCCTAGCTGCTGTTAGCTGTTTCGCTCGGAGCGGTCTTCTGCCGCGGGAGCGTCCGCGTCCGCCATCTCCACGCGCTCACCGCCCGCCTTGGCGCGGTACATGGCGGCGTCGGCAAGCTCGAGCAGGCGGTCCGGGTCCACGCCGTGCTGCGGGCAGGCCACCACGCCGATGGCCACGCCCACCGGGGACTTGTCGGGAGTCTCGATCTGCTCCACGGCGGCCGCCATGCGGTAGGCGAGGATCTTCGCGCCGGACGCGCTCTGCTGCGGTGCCAGCACGCAGAACTCGTCGCCGCCCATGCGCACGGGCGTGTCGATGCCTCGCACCGTCGCGCGGATGGCGGCGGCCACGCCCATCAGCATGCGGTCGCCCGCGGCGTGGCCGTATGCGTCGTTGATCCGCTTGAGCCCGTTGATGTCGAGAACGAGCACGGCGAACTGGTGGCCGTAGCGCTGCTGGATGCCCACGAGGTGGCGGATGTGCTGCTGGAGGTAACGCAGGTTGTAGAGGCCGGTGAGCGCGTCCGTGTTCGCCAGCCACTCGAGCTCCCGCGAGCGCTCGCGCACGAGCTCCTCGGCGGCTGCGGCCTGAATTGCGCCGAAGACGGTGGCGAAGCGGTCGGCGGCGTCGATGAGCACGCGCGCCTCCTCCCCCTGCAGCTCCTTGCCGAGCGCCGAGATCATCACCGAGTGGAGCGCGGCGATGTCCCGCGCGAGGTCGGCGGGCGCGTGCGGGTCGCGGCCGGAGAGGCTCGCAAGCCGGCTGGCGCGGTCCTCGGCGTCGGCGCTCAGCACGTCCCCGGGCGAGCCGGCGGCGCTGCGGGCGACCGCGCGGACGATGTCACTGATCAGGTCCGGCAGCTCACGGACGATCCGCTCGGTCGGGATCCTCTCGATATCGCTGAGCGGCGCACGCTCGAGCACGCGCAAGAGCCAAGCCTTGGCGAGTTCGTCCCGTGACTGTTCGAGACGCGCGAGAGGGGCGTCTAACACTGCGTGAAGGCGGCGTACAGGTGGGTCAGGCAAACGATCTTCCTTGATGGGCCTGTGATCGATGCTAACCCGACCCTCCGCGCTCCCGCAAGCGCGTGCACAGATCCCCGCAACGACTGTTGCAGTCGCACGGCGCGGCCCAATCTGAAGGAAATGGAGGGTATTGCCGCGAATGGCGGCCTGACGTGGCAACCGTACCAGGATCACCAACAGCGGTCGACCCCTCGTCCGCACTAGTGAAGAAACGCGACGCGGTGCTGCGCAGATGGCTCGGCATGGAGGTGGAGCGGGCGAGCGTGGGCGAACTGGCTGAGCGGCCGCTGAGCGAGCGCCTGCGGGAGCTCGAGGAGCTGTTCGACGCCGCGGTGCTCGAGCTGCGCGCCGACGCCACGGGCGGCAGTGGCCGCGGCGATCTGCGGGAGACGCTGGAGCGCGCGATCGAGCGCGAGCGCACGATGGGGATGCCGTTCACGCTGGCGCTGCTGGCCGCGCCCGACGAGAACCGCGAGCTGTGGCGCGATGCACTCACCCGCGCGGCAGAGGAGGGCACGCTCATGCTGGACGGCGGCGAGGGCCTCACCGCCGCGATCCTGCCCGGCGTCCGCCCGCGCGAGGCCGAGGTGGCGGTGGATCGCCTGCGCGCGCACGCCTGGAGCGCCGCCGGCTGCCATGGGCGGCTGCCCGCGGCGGGCCGCGCGTCCTGCCCCGGCGACGGCGACTCCGCCGAGGCGCTCCTCACGCTCGCGCACGAGCGCCTGCGCCGCATGGCGGACGCCGCGGTGGACCGCTCGCGCTTCGAGCGCGACGGGCGCCCGGCGCCGGTCACGCCGCTGTATCCCGAGCTCGGCTAGCGGACTGGATACAGTCGGCCTCGTGGCCGGCGAGCTGATCCACATCGCCAGCGCGCGCGAGCGCGTGCTCGCCCGCGTCCGGCCGCTCGGGAGCGAGCGGGTCGGGATCGGGGAGGCCCTGGATCGGGTCCTCGCCGAGGGCGTGTCCGCCGAGGAGGACCTGCCGCCGTTCGACTCGTCCGCGATGGACGGCTACGCGGTGATCGCCGGGCCCGCGGCGGATCTCGAGGTTGTGGACGAGTCGCGCGCGGGCCACCCGGCGCAGCGGGCGCTGGCCGGCGGTGAGGCGATCGCGATCTCCACGGGCGCGCTGATCCCCGACGGTGCCGATGCGGTCGTGCCGGTGGAGCGGGTACAGGCGAGCGATGGCCGGGTGAGCGTGCCGGAGACGAGTGTGGGCGCCAACGTGCGGCACGCTGGCGACGACGTTCGCCGCGGCCAGCCGGTTCTGCGCGCGGGCACGCTGCTCGGCCCTGCCGAGCTTGCGGTGGCCGCAGCGCTCGGCCACT
This window harbors:
- a CDS encoding GGDEF domain-containing protein, producing the protein MLERAPLSDIERIPTERIVRELPDLISDIVRAVARSAAGSPGDVLSADAEDRASRLASLSGRDPHAPADLARDIAALHSVMISALGKELQGEEARVLIDAADRFATVFGAIQAAAAEELVRERSRELEWLANTDALTGLYNLRYLQQHIRHLVGIQQRYGHQFAVLVLDINGLKRINDAYGHAAGDRMLMGVAAAIRATVRGIDTPVRMGGDEFCVLAPQQSASGAKILAYRMAAAVEQIETPDKSPVGVAIGVVACPQHGVDPDRLLELADAAMYRAKAGGERVEMADADAPAAEDRSERNS